The following are from one region of the Leucobacter sp. Psy1 genome:
- the aztD gene encoding zinc metallochaperone AztD: MKRTTRVTAAGAAIAATALLATACAAGGGNDGGSDDDGANAEGRIAVAYEGGISVLDPETLEVVDELETEEFTRLNAFGDGRTVAVTTSAGFQMLDTAEPTLTDVVFDASAAGHVVTHHGKTVLYDDGTGKTTILDTDVFADGYGETPEGESYTADAPHHGVSIVLEDGTLLTTVGDENSRSGAAALHEHGDHWDTEASNDTCPGIHGEGTAADEAVIFGCEDGALLYQAGEFTKFDAPDDYGRMGNAFVSDTSPIVVGDYKNDPDAEGYLLNAVTLIDTAAHTYEVVDLPDGVEYTFRDVARGPDDLAYILSTDGQIHVLDPESGEVTDAFPVVDAWEGPADWQDPHPAIKVDGDIAYVTEPAKNSVHKVDLTTGEVLQSVELDQTPNEMAVALG, translated from the coding sequence ATGAAACGTACGACACGAGTCACCGCTGCGGGCGCCGCAATCGCAGCGACGGCGTTGCTCGCGACGGCCTGCGCCGCGGGCGGCGGGAACGATGGAGGGAGCGACGACGACGGGGCGAACGCCGAAGGGCGGATCGCTGTGGCCTACGAGGGCGGGATATCCGTGCTCGACCCCGAGACGCTGGAGGTGGTGGACGAGCTCGAAACCGAGGAGTTCACCCGCCTCAACGCGTTCGGCGACGGTCGCACGGTTGCCGTGACCACGTCTGCCGGCTTCCAGATGCTCGATACCGCCGAGCCCACGCTCACGGATGTCGTTTTCGATGCGTCGGCAGCCGGTCACGTCGTGACCCACCACGGCAAGACGGTTCTCTACGATGACGGCACCGGGAAGACGACGATCCTCGACACCGACGTCTTCGCGGACGGCTACGGTGAGACACCGGAGGGGGAGAGCTACACTGCCGATGCGCCCCACCACGGCGTCTCGATCGTGCTCGAGGACGGTACCCTGCTCACGACGGTCGGCGACGAGAATTCGCGCTCCGGTGCCGCGGCGCTCCACGAGCACGGCGACCACTGGGACACCGAGGCATCGAACGACACCTGCCCAGGCATCCACGGCGAAGGCACGGCAGCGGACGAGGCCGTGATCTTCGGCTGTGAGGACGGCGCCCTGCTCTACCAGGCGGGTGAGTTCACGAAGTTCGACGCTCCCGACGACTACGGCCGCATGGGCAACGCGTTCGTTTCCGACACGAGCCCGATCGTTGTCGGAGACTACAAGAACGACCCCGATGCTGAGGGGTACCTGCTGAATGCGGTGACGCTCATCGACACGGCAGCCCACACGTATGAGGTCGTTGACCTGCCCGATGGCGTCGAGTACACGTTCCGCGACGTCGCGCGCGGCCCGGACGACCTCGCATACATCCTCTCCACCGACGGGCAGATCCACGTGCTCGACCCCGAGTCCGGCGAGGTGACGGACGCGTTCCCCGTTGTCGACGCCTGGGAGGGGCCGGCCGACTGGCAGGACCCCCACCCCGCCATCAAGGTGGACGGCGACATCGCCTACGTCACCGAGCCGGCGAAGAACTCCGTGCACAAGGTCGATCTGACGACCGGCGAGGTGCTCCAGTCGGTCGAACTCGACCAGACGCCGAACGAGATGGCGGTCGCGCTGGGGTAG